The following are encoded together in the Scomber japonicus isolate fScoJap1 chromosome 20, fScoJap1.pri, whole genome shotgun sequence genome:
- the LOC128381824 gene encoding hydroxycarboxylic acid receptor 2-like, with protein MITNLTTPIPGGGGRGGGCPPVGIQLEGVILPPVLTIDVILGLLGNIVALWIFCFKLKAWNPNNLFLFNLVIADFMALVSLPLRIDALLRGHWVFGDGLCRINLFLMFSNRSASIALMTVVAVYRYFKVVHPHHRFNRMTKRQAAYVSVFVWLLVISPRVPMLAYNHIKGSGNGTQCFFFTSYKEASRAIIILIAMHRILTVLEFIIPIVMLLFCSIRISSFLRERQIGKPDKVRKAMRVCAAIVAVFMVCFLPTTVTTIGVWVIRSQSPLNCSAFYTFTQLTIVSFGLNFLNSALDPIVYVFSSSMFRKALCSSLPRFLRCGQDAGDAEKSASSSGSQSTNQQELKSLRSDRQSEAMQ; from the exons ATGATCACAAACTTAACGACGCCGATCCCCGGCGGCGGCGGCCGTGGCGGCGGCTGCCCACCAGTCGGTATTCAATTGGAGGGAGTGATCTTGCCCCCAGTCCTCACCATCGACGTCATACTGGGACTTCTGGGAAACATAGTCGCTCTGTggattttctgttttaaattgaaGGCTTGGAACCCCAACAACTTGTTCCTCTTCAACCTGGTAATTGCTGATTTCATGGCTCTGGTGAGTCTGCCTCTCAGGATTGATGCCTTGCTCAGGGGCCACTGGGTGTTTGGCGACGGCTTGTGTAGGATCAATCTCTTCCTGATGTTTTCCAACCGCTCGGCCAGCATCGCACTCATGACTGTGGTGGCAGTTTATCGCTACTTTAAG GTGGTCCACCCTCACCATCGCTTCAACCGTATGACCAAGAGACAGGCAGCatatgtgtcagtgtttgtctgGCTGTTGGTCATCAGTCCTCGGGTTCCTATGCTGGCTTACAACCACATTAAGGGCAGTGGGAATGGCACCCAgtgcttcttcttcacttcttaCAAAGAGGCGTCTCGCGCCATCATCATTCTGATCGCCATGCACCGCATCCTGACGGTGCTGGAGTTCATCATCCCAATAGTCATGCTGCTATTCTGCTCTATCCGGATTTCCAGCTTCTTGAGAGAGCGGCAGATAGGCAAACCTGACAAGGTGCGCAAGGCGATGCGGGTGTGCGCCGCCATCGTCGCTGTGTTCATGGTGTGCTTCTTACCCACCACGGTGACGACCATTGGGGTGTGGGTCATCCGCTCGCAGAGCCCGTTGAACTGTTCTGCTTTCTACACTTTCACTCAGCTCACCATCGTGTCTTTTGGGCTGAACTTCCTGAACTCAGCTCTGGACCCCATCGTGTACGTCTTCTCCAGCTCCATGTTCAGGAAAGCTCTCTGCAGCTCGCTTCCCCGCTTCCTGCGTTGCGGTCAGGATGCAGGAGATGCTGAGAAGTCTGCATCTTCATCTGGAAGTCAGTCAACCAACCAGCAGGAACTGAAATCCCTGAGGTCTGACAGACAGAGTGAAGCCATGCAATAA
- the LOC128381071 gene encoding microfibril-associated glycoprotein 4-like translates to MKLVSVFLLLLAPVLTCCLPLVLPLDCSDIHNNDNSQLSGVYTIYPIGATSAVQAYCDMDSDGGGWTVFQRRMDGSVNFYRPWDHYKKGFGSAAGEYWLGLESLFHLTLRKKFELLVDMEDFSGNKVFARYSSFSIDPESHGYRLHVSGFTNGGAGDSLSYHSGQKFTTFDKDQDSYSGNCARERLGAFWYNACFYANPNGVYRWGADATLSLVGVEWYHWKGYNYSLKTISMKIRPVQ, encoded by the exons ATGAAG ctggtttcagtcttcctcctcctcctggctccAGTGTTGACCTGCTGCTTACCTCTCGTCCTCCCGCTGGACTGCAGTGACATCCATAACAATGACAACAGCCAACTCAGTGGAGTGTACACCATCTATCCCATCGGAGCCACGTCTGCTGTCCAG gcgTACTGTGACATGGACTCAGATGGAGGAGGCTGGACG gtgttccagaggaggatGGACGGCTCGGTGAACTTCTACAGGCCCTGGGATCACTACAAGAAGGGCTTTGGTAGCGCTGCTGGAGAGTACTGGCTGG gcctgGAGAGTCTCTTCCATCTGACTCTGAGGAAAAAGTTTGAGCTGCTGGTCGACATGGAGGACTTCAGTGGAAACAAAGTGTTTGCTCGTTACTCCTCGTTCTCCATCGACCCAGAGTCCCACGGATACAGACTGCATGTGTCTGGATTCACTAATGGAGGAGCAG gAGACTCCCTGAGTTATCACAGCGGACAGAAATTCACCACCTTCGACAAAGACCAGGACTCCTACAGCGGTAACTGTGCCAGAGAACGCCTGGGGGCGTTCTGGTACAACGCCTGTTTCTATGCAAACCCTAACGGGGTTTATCGCTGGGGGGCTGATGCCACTCTCTCTCTTGTAGGAGTGGAGTGGTACCACTGGAAGGGTTATAACTACTCCCTGAAGACCATCAGCATGAAGATTCGTCCTGTGCAGTAA